The Hippea jasoniae genome includes a window with the following:
- a CDS encoding alpha-amylase/4-alpha-glucanotransferase domain-containing protein: MATTLLFGVHLHQPVDNFDFAVDKAVNKCYKPFFETVLKYDAFRFSVHVSGWLFERIKDKYKDLFGIIKLLSDSGRIEIFSGGFYEPVLASIPEKDRIGQIKLLNEFIKKQLNYKPKGLWLAERVWDGAIIPSLKQCGIEYVMVDDNHFINSGLSQLNLNGYYLSEYNTQTIALFPINRKLRYTLPFSKPDVAIDTIKSFETAIVFDDLEKFGLWPTTYQWVYKDKWLERFLEALLKSDVKTALYSEFYEKNKPLGLVYPNNVSYEEMGLWSMLYDDSKKAQDIIKNDPQISHLIKNGNWKNFFNKYPQSNRIHKRMLEMSKKQIKNRVFKENLYKSQTNDVLWHGIFGGIYLPNLRDNAYRYIISCDSMLEEKKITVEDIFLEGYRQAKFKTGKIIAIFDSKYSGQLVEFDSIEDKFNFQNTMTRKREVYHQINSGNNDSEAVKSIHEINTNVNETLKNALIYDWYEKNSFVDHISDESFDQHSFYRCNFKEYSDFANQPFEITLNNDGVIFKRDGGIYDEKKYNTTLKKVFKPIKNGIEFSIFINSETKKTFAYIVEFNFHFAEDFLINSKKAEDTGTLKTTSLRIFDKFSKKTVSINFDKPMQIYYFLLKTLSKSEKGFDLTTQGISLAFKETFNQSLSISGELKIENV, encoded by the coding sequence ATGGCTACAACACTGCTGTTTGGCGTTCATCTACATCAACCCGTAGATAATTTTGATTTTGCGGTGGATAAAGCCGTCAATAAATGCTATAAGCCGTTTTTTGAAACCGTTTTAAAATACGATGCTTTTAGATTCTCGGTTCATGTAAGCGGCTGGCTATTTGAAAGAATAAAAGATAAATACAAAGATCTTTTTGGAATAATAAAGCTATTGAGTGATTCAGGCAGAATAGAGATCTTTAGCGGTGGCTTTTATGAGCCTGTTCTTGCTTCAATCCCCGAAAAAGACCGCATAGGCCAGATAAAGCTCCTCAACGAATTCATTAAAAAGCAGCTCAACTATAAACCGAAAGGATTATGGCTTGCAGAAAGGGTCTGGGATGGTGCTATTATACCATCCCTGAAGCAATGTGGCATAGAGTATGTTATGGTTGATGACAATCACTTTATAAATAGCGGATTAAGCCAGCTAAATTTAAACGGATATTACTTAAGCGAATACAACACCCAGACAATAGCCCTTTTTCCCATTAATCGCAAACTCAGATATACCCTGCCTTTTAGCAAACCCGATGTTGCCATTGATACCATAAAATCGTTTGAAACAGCTATTGTATTTGACGACCTTGAAAAGTTTGGCTTGTGGCCCACAACCTATCAATGGGTTTATAAAGACAAATGGCTTGAAAGATTTTTAGAGGCTCTATTAAAAAGCGATGTAAAAACAGCACTTTACAGCGAGTTTTATGAAAAAAATAAACCGCTTGGGCTTGTATATCCAAACAATGTTTCTTACGAGGAGATGGGTTTGTGGAGCATGCTTTATGATGATTCAAAAAAGGCTCAAGATATCATAAAGAACGACCCGCAAATTTCACATTTAATCAAAAACGGCAACTGGAAAAATTTCTTCAATAAATATCCTCAGTCAAACCGCATCCATAAAAGAATGCTTGAGATGTCAAAAAAGCAGATAAAAAACAGGGTTTTTAAAGAAAACCTCTACAAAAGCCAGACTAACGATGTTTTGTGGCATGGAATCTTTGGTGGCATATATCTACCCAATTTAAGGGATAACGCATACAGGTATATAATCAGCTGCGATAGCATGTTAGAAGAGAAAAAAATAACAGTTGAGGATATATTTTTAGAAGGATACAGACAGGCAAAGTTCAAAACAGGTAAAATCATAGCTATTTTTGATTCAAAATACTCAGGACAACTTGTTGAGTTTGACTCAATAGAAGATAAATTCAATTTCCAAAATACAATGACCAGAAAAAGAGAGGTTTATCATCAAATAAATAGCGGCAATAACGACAGCGAAGCTGTAAAATCTATTCATGAGATAAACACAAATGTTAACGAAACGCTTAAAAATGCATTGATCTATGACTGGTATGAGAAGAATTCCTTTGTCGATCACATAAGCGATGAGAGCTTTGATCAACACTCCTTTTACAGATGCAATTTTAAGGAATATTCAGATTTTGCAAATCAACCCTTTGAAATCACCTTAAACAACGATGGGGTGATATTTAAAAGGGATGGCGGCATCTACGATGAGAAAAAATACAACACAACACTCAAAAAAGTATTTAAACCAATTAAAAACGGCATAGAGTTTTCCATTTTTATAAACAGCGAAACCAAAAAAACATTTGCCTATATAGTTGAATTTAATTTTCACTTTGCAGAGGATTTCCTTATCAACTCAAAAAAGGCAGAAGATACAGGAACACTCAAAACAACTTCACTCAGAATTTTTGATAAATTCAGTAAAAAAACAGTGTCAATCAACTTTGACAAACCAATGCAAATCTACTATTTCTTATTAAAAACCCTATCAAAAAGCGAAAAAGGCTTTGATTTAACGACACAGGGTATCAGTCTTGCATTTAAAGAAACATTTAATCAATCGTTATCAATATCAGGGGAGTTAAAAATAGAAAATGTCTGA
- a CDS encoding sugar phosphate nucleotidyltransferase: MKNIKAVIMTGGFGTRLQPLTYSIPKPMVPVINKPIMEHTIKRLSSIGIKDIVILLYFKPEIIKNYFKDGSKWGVNINYVLPDKDFGTAGAVKQAEKFLDTTFIVVSGDVVCDFDYERIIEFHIKNQSPLTLALTSVENPLQFGVVITNNQGRIEKFVEKPTWGEVISDTINTGIYIIEPEILKFIPTSESFDFAKNLFPLLMRNGIKLMGINMEGYWRDVGNPDSYRAVHNDIFYGRVNIEFSGKKIEYPDGVLYLPENQQPPEGVKIIDTVVLGENVTIEKNAILSNVAIGDNVSIGSSCSIRNSVIWQKTAIGSNTILDNAVICNDCKIGSNVVAKYGLILSESCEVGNLTTFEQDVVVWPNKKIDAASIVKNNVIWGSRHKNSLFENNIITGKSNVEISCDIACKIGEAFGSQLPEGSRVIVGRDYENSPRMIKRAFVSGLLATGIEVIDFKATPPTLLRWSIANDPQIAGGAYIKRALYDPNSIEILLFNEHGLKLSSNSSKAVDKCYFKEEFRRVEPSKIGQIIDYSIIKEEKLLNYITAIQHLIDFKLIRDSHFRVAVDLMFGIAKDIFPYIITQMQIENILLNAYSDPSKLKNIEFYEKKSLNELSNIVKKLGFDLGIVIYPHSQRLRLIDEKGNPLDTSTAVHCILNLMNLEGKRLSRKIKVLLPSWSADLLDNQFEFLDIKRGRMEFFTIEQLKEFDLIAKTDGNCSFVSFSLFRDAVFSSFKIMELLSRHKIKLSKLSSNLKNFFYRHISIDCPQLKKGKILKRFIEHAKDKPYSTIDGVKINETNTDWVMILPDAYQEKLNLYVQAIDNKAGEVLLKHYKKLIQNWINEN, encoded by the coding sequence ATGAAAAACATAAAAGCTGTCATTATGACAGGTGGCTTTGGTACACGCCTGCAGCCTTTAACCTATTCAATACCAAAGCCGATGGTGCCTGTTATAAACAAACCGATAATGGAACATACAATAAAAAGATTAAGCTCAATCGGCATAAAAGACATTGTTATTCTCCTTTATTTTAAGCCTGAGATTATAAAAAACTATTTTAAAGATGGCTCAAAATGGGGCGTTAACATAAATTATGTTTTACCCGATAAGGATTTTGGCACAGCAGGAGCAGTAAAGCAGGCAGAAAAATTTTTGGATACAACATTTATAGTGGTAAGCGGCGATGTTGTTTGCGATTTCGATTATGAACGCATTATTGAATTTCATATAAAAAACCAATCTCCCTTAACACTTGCACTTACAAGCGTTGAAAATCCCCTTCAATTTGGCGTTGTAATAACAAACAATCAAGGCAGAATCGAAAAATTCGTTGAAAAGCCTACCTGGGGTGAGGTCATAAGCGATACAATAAACACAGGTATTTATATTATTGAGCCTGAGATATTAAAATTCATTCCAACATCTGAAAGCTTTGATTTTGCAAAAAATCTATTTCCACTGCTTATGAGAAATGGCATAAAACTGATGGGAATTAATATGGAAGGATACTGGCGTGATGTAGGCAATCCAGACAGCTACAGAGCCGTGCACAATGACATATTTTACGGAAGGGTCAATATAGAGTTCAGTGGTAAAAAAATTGAATATCCCGATGGCGTGTTATACCTGCCAGAAAACCAACAGCCACCAGAGGGTGTAAAAATCATCGATACGGTTGTTCTGGGCGAAAATGTAACAATAGAAAAAAACGCGATTTTAAGCAATGTAGCAATAGGTGATAATGTTTCTATAGGCTCCTCATGCAGTATAAGAAACAGCGTTATCTGGCAAAAAACCGCGATAGGAAGTAATACAATCTTAGACAACGCCGTTATATGCAACGACTGCAAAATAGGCTCAAATGTTGTTGCAAAATACGGATTAATATTATCGGAAAGCTGCGAGGTTGGTAACCTAACAACATTTGAGCAGGATGTGGTTGTATGGCCCAATAAAAAAATAGATGCGGCAAGTATTGTAAAAAACAATGTAATCTGGGGCAGCAGACATAAAAATTCGCTTTTTGAAAACAATATCATAACGGGCAAAAGTAATGTGGAAATCAGCTGCGATATAGCCTGCAAAATTGGAGAGGCTTTTGGCTCTCAGCTACCAGAAGGTAGCAGGGTTATTGTAGGAAGGGATTATGAAAACTCACCAAGGATGATAAAAAGGGCTTTTGTAAGCGGCCTTTTAGCAACAGGAATTGAGGTTATAGATTTTAAAGCAACACCACCTACACTTTTGAGGTGGTCTATAGCAAACGATCCTCAAATCGCCGGTGGCGCATATATCAAAAGAGCATTATATGATCCAAACAGTATTGAGATTTTATTGTTCAACGAGCATGGTTTAAAACTCAGTTCTAACAGCTCAAAAGCCGTTGATAAATGTTATTTTAAAGAGGAATTCAGACGGGTTGAGCCATCCAAAATAGGGCAAATTATAGACTACTCAATAATAAAGGAAGAAAAACTTCTCAACTACATAACGGCTATTCAGCATTTGATAGATTTTAAACTAATCAGGGATTCCCATTTCAGGGTTGCTGTAGATCTGATGTTTGGTATTGCGAAAGATATCTTCCCCTACATTATAACGCAAATGCAGATAGAAAACATACTGCTTAACGCCTACTCAGATCCATCAAAGCTAAAAAACATTGAATTTTACGAAAAAAAATCGCTAAATGAACTGAGCAATATAGTCAAAAAATTGGGTTTTGATTTGGGCATTGTGATCTATCCACATTCCCAGAGACTAAGACTGATAGATGAGAAGGGCAACCCACTTGATACATCAACAGCCGTTCACTGCATATTGAATCTTATGAATTTAGAAGGTAAAAGGCTCTCAAGAAAAATAAAGGTGCTTCTGCCAAGCTGGTCTGCTGATCTTTTAGATAATCAGTTTGAGTTTTTAGATATTAAGCGCGGCAGGATGGAGTTTTTTACAATAGAACAGCTTAAAGAATTTGACTTAATCGCCAAGACAGATGGCAACTGCTCATTTGTGAGCTTTTCTTTATTCAGGGACGCGGTATTCTCCTCTTTCAAAATCATGGAATTATTAAGCAGGCACAAAATAAAACTTTCCAAGCTTTCATCTAACCTAAAAAACTTTTTCTACAGGCATATCTCTATCGACTGCCCGCAGCTTAAAAAAGGCAAAATCTTAAAACGCTTTATAGAGCACGCCAAGGATAAGCCCTATTCCACCATCGATGGTGTCAAAATAAACGAAACAAACACCGACTGGGTTATGATTCTACCCGATGCATATCAGGAAAAATTAAACCTATATGTCCAGGCGATAGACAACAAAGCAGGAGAAGTTTTGTTAAAACACTACAAAAAGCTCATCCAGAACTGGATAAACGAGAATTAG
- a CDS encoding histidine triad nucleotide-binding protein produces the protein MCVFCDIVEGKIPSSKVYEDENYLAFKDINPKAPVHILIIPKKHIGYLSEVDESNKHIIGDMAVIANKIAKDLGIAESGYRIVINNGPDSGQEVFHLHMHLLGGKKMSFSV, from the coding sequence ATGTGCGTATTTTGCGATATTGTTGAAGGGAAAATTCCATCAAGTAAGGTTTATGAGGATGAGAACTATCTGGCTTTCAAAGACATCAATCCAAAGGCACCTGTGCATATCTTGATTATACCCAAGAAACATATAGGTTATCTGTCTGAAGTTGATGAGTCAAATAAGCATATTATAGGAGATATGGCAGTTATCGCTAACAAGATTGCAAAGGATTTAGGTATTGCCGAAAGTGGTTATAGAATAGTCATAAACAATGGGCCTGACTCAGGGCAGGAGGTGTTTCATCTGCATATGCACTTACTTGGCGGCAAAAAGATGTCTTTCAGTGTATAA